The following is a genomic window from Coriobacteriaceae bacterium.
ATGCATCCCGGAATCCCCACTCGAAACGGGACGCACTTTCTCAGTCGAGGCCCTATGGGAAACCGTGTCCCACCTTGAAGGGGGAACTGGGATGCAGTTTCCGGACGGGACATCAAAAACAAAGTTGCGGTGGAATAGTTCCTGGATGGGCTGGTTGATGCCCCAGATAGGAACTATTTCACCGCAAGTTATTGAAGGGCTGGGATGCCCGTCCTCTTACAGATGGCGCTCCAGAAAGCGGAAGGCTAGGCGAATCCAGGGGCGGACCGCCACCTGCTTGTCCTCGTTGTCGACCGCGGTGTTGGCGTTGCCGAGCGAAAGGCCGTGACCGCCCTGGTCAAAGACGTGCATCTCGCAAGCGACGCCCTCCTCCGCCATGCGTTGGGCAAACGGATAGACCTGCGCGATCGGCGCCGTCTTGTCGTCGGACACGCCCCATACAAAGGTCGGTGGCATCTGACGCGAAACATGCGTGGTGGGGCAGATGTCGGCCAGATGCTCGTCAGTTGCCTCGCCGCCCGTCACCATCGACAGGTAGTCGTTGAGCAAATCGCGCCCCGTCTTGCCGCCCGTCTTGGGCACGCGCAAGTCAATGCGCGGATCGCGCGTCTGCATGTCGCGCACATAGGCAAAGTCGAGCAATGGATAGCCCAGCACCACGGCATCGGGACGAATGTCGTCCGGACGCGCCCCGGCAAGTGCCGCGAAGGGGCCGGTCTTCCACTGCGTTGCCAGCGAGGCGCAAATCATGCCGCCAGCAGAAAAGCCCACGACGCACACGCGCTTGGGATCGACATGCCACTCGTCGGCATTCGCACGCACCGTGGCGACCATCTTGGCAAGATCTGCCTGGGGGTGCGGAAAGCTCACGTCACCCGTAGAACTTGTGACATAGTTGAGCACAAAGGCCTGGTAACCGTGATCCAAAAACGCAAACGCCACGGGATCCTGCTCATGCGGAGCGATATGCGTAAACGCACCTCCGCCGCAGATAATCACGGCAGGGCGGCGGCCATTCGGTTTATCGGGCAGCGGTTCGGCACCCAAATACGTAAACGTCGCCGGATATTCCTCGGTCGGCTCCTCGCCCCACAGCGCATGGTTCTCGACAATCATATGTGCTCCCTTCGCGCAAATTAAGCGCCATTGTTTTTCGCCTTCAAGCGTACCCCACTTGAACCCGTGGCGCAGAAACACGCCAGCAATAAGTTTCCCTTCAACTGATATATCACATAATCCC
Proteins encoded in this region:
- a CDS encoding alpha/beta hydrolase, giving the protein MIVENHALWGEEPTEEYPATFTYLGAEPLPDKPNGRRPAVIICGGGAFTHIAPHEQDPVAFAFLDHGYQAFVLNYVTSSTGDVSFPHPQADLAKMVATVRANADEWHVDPKRVCVVGFSAGGMICASLATQWKTGPFAALAGARPDDIRPDAVVLGYPLLDFAYVRDMQTRDPRIDLRVPKTGGKTGRDLLNDYLSMVTGGEATDEHLADICPTTHVSRQMPPTFVWGVSDDKTAPIAQVYPFAQRMAEEGVACEMHVFDQGGHGLSLGNANTAVDNEDKQVAVRPWIRLAFRFLERHL